A genome region from Cervus elaphus chromosome 18, mCerEla1.1, whole genome shotgun sequence includes the following:
- the ZC3HAV1L gene encoding zinc finger CCCH-type antiviral protein 1-like yields the protein MAEPTVCSFLTKVLCAHGGRMFLQDLRGHVELSEARLQDVLRQAGPDRFLLQEVEVREGPWDAEAEVAAGAGGGGGGPAAWRVVAVSSARLCARYQRGECQACDQLHLCRRHMQGKCPNRDCWSTCTLSHDIHTPVNIQVLKKQGLFGLNEAQLRVLLLQNDPCLLPEVCLLYNKGEALYGYCNLKDKCTKLHVCKSFVRGECRLQKCKRSHQLIHAASLELLQDQELEISSVVNFQIISTYKHMKLHKMLENKDGSASPAEHSQGLEKRGGHVAGAAEARPLVSGPAASAKKPCAGRP from the exons ATGGCGGAGCCCACCGTGTGTTCCTTCCTCACCAAAGTGCTGTGCGCCCACGGCGGCCGCATGTTCCTGCAGGACCTGCGCGGCCACGTGGAGCTCTCCGAGGCCCGGCTGCAGGACGTGCTGCGCCAGGCCGGGCCCGACCGCTTCCTGCTGCAGGAGGTGGAGGTGCGGGAGGGCCCGTGGGACGCCGAGGCCGAGGTGGCGGCCggcgccggcggcggcggcggcggcccggcgGCCTGGCGGGTGGTGGCCGTGTCCTCCGCGCGCCTCTGCGCCCGCTACCAGCGCGGCGAGTGCCAGGCCTGCGACCAGCTGCACCTCTGCCGCCGCCACATGCAGGGCAAGTGCCCGAATCGCGACTGCTG GTCTACCTGCACCCTTTCTCATGATATCCACACGCCTGTCAACATCCAGGTTCTGAAAAAACAGGGACTGTTTGGTCTCAACGAGGCCCAGCTTCGGGTCCTGCTTTTACAGAATGACCCCTGCCTTCTACCAGAG GTCTGTTTGCTCTACAACAAAGGTGAAGCCCTCTATGGTTACTGCAACCTCAAGGATAAATGCACCAAGTTGCACGTGTGCAAGTCCTTCGTCAGGGGAGAGTGCAGGCTGCAGAAATGCAAGCGGTCCCATCAACTCATTCATGCTGCGTCCCTGGAGCTGCTGCAGGACCAAGAACTGGAGATCTCAAGTGTCGTGAATTTTCAGATCATTTCCACCTACAAGCACATGAAGCTGCACAAGATGCTAGAAAACAAAG ATGGTTCAGCTTCTCCTGCTGAGCATTCCCAGGGCCTTGAGAAACGAGGAGGGCACGTAGCTGGGGCTGCAGAGGCCCGACCTCTGGTCTCTGGCCCTGCTGCGTCGGCCAAGAAGCCGTGTGCTGGCAGACCTTAA